One window of the Pelobates fuscus isolate aPelFus1 chromosome 12, aPelFus1.pri, whole genome shotgun sequence genome contains the following:
- the GANAB gene encoding neutral alpha-glucosidase AB isoform X4 — translation MITTQPQGVTPPISPQELSLQIKTFFSGSDPHHGHKLSPREHARCSLLLLRCLPPARHAVLEHLRSVFHDSVSNFLNERDSQDNLPASSSSSQRRPPPPPSNPGLNEVTQEVQKVLEEFIRLNPRAWAPLISAWSIELMGQLSSKHAGRQGMPHSASLNELLQLWMSCGATRALMEIYTHCLSTLIGSCPDACVDALLDTSVQHSPHFDWVVAHIGNSFPSTIISRVLSCGLKDFCAHSTPAEAPDKRVPKLGSVVGILGHLSSRHGSTIRQEILRMFHESLRPGSKQQRATLPYLLQLAALSPSLLGTVCQDLVDSLKPATLAQLQQHCSTLPREELDNMLNLSVHLACQTSAGAPRLLRFLLDTAMPASVITTPGLAVHDSVRDACDRIVRLLLLSLQKQVYGRPGGRGSSDTQPRAVPFLDAMRGHLTELCAEMLRLERKRHLWLHQLLGLLCIYSSPSCAPEALCLLLTLAQNPEELGLAVQLHAVLSSSVQGLAHAAVTRCVAQVHAGALTDKRALQLLQNLALVVQSEEGGMGRETGLALSEYLSDIGQLLLHTDPGVCEAACTLLCCCPLPASLPPSQLHLLIRSSSHLLFHYMHLRSISGVSSCSRLLLRLCRVSPAGRKAVLHQIVEGSMHEGNAGLFGGHSSSSAAMKEGAAASLLESNSHLGSTVDFSGSVWSVFHAGVIGSGLKPEEQSRQSGQQEIAENTQSLLDLLCRCCAKKGEEGGQPTSLDPEAVKTLAVTITENACSDVTNSELAWPPEEHARTTVQRDLLIYRCFRHNPLLFQLLHLVAQGRPALCYCSVLLRGLLATLLAHWEASRETSSVSSPWHLQASCELVSCMGEGQLLPPALTNMHEMFSLLAPFEVRLLLLSVWEFMRENGPFPQRFVFQPAKGIFSRDFSREGDPSKYMGIVHSVLHRNIDRLGLLSGRFQL, via the exons ATGATTACTACACAGCCGCAGGGGGTTACTCCCCCAATCAG CCCACAGGAACTATCACTGCAGATCAAGACATTCTTTAGTGGCTCAGACCCCCATCATGGGCATAAGCTGAGCCCTCGTGAGCATGCTCGATGCTCCCTATTACTCTTACGCTGCCTTCCTCCAGCCCGCCATGCCGTGCTAGAACACCTGCGATCTGTTTTTCATGACAGCGTCTCTAACTTCTTGAATGAGAGAGACTCTCAAGATAACCTTCCagcatcctcttcctcatctcaGCGCAGACCACCTCCCCCACCATCAAATCCAGGGCTAAATGAGGTAACACAGGAAGTGCAAAAAGTATTGGAAGAATTCATCAGATTGAATCCCCGAGCTTGGGCTCCACTCATTTCTGCTTGGTCTATTGAGCTCATGGGACAGTTAAGCAGTAAACATGCAGGCAGGCAAGGTATGCCTCATTCTGCCAGTCTCAATGAATTATTGCAGCTATGGATGTCATGTGGAGCCACTCGTGCACTTATGgaaatttacacacactgcctGTCCACATTGATTGGAAGTTGCCCAGATGCTTGTGTTGATGCCTTGTTGGATACCTCAGTCCAGCACTCTCCACACTTTGACTGGGTGGTTGCACATATTGGGAACTCGTTCCCCAGCACTATAATTAGCCGTGTTCTGTCTTGTGGTCTAAAAGATTTCTGTGCTCATAGCACACCTGCTGAGGCTCCTGACAAACGTGTTCCCAAGCTGGGGTCTGTTGTCGGCATTCTAGGACATCTGAGCTCACGCCATGGATCCACTATAAGACAGGAAATTCTGAGAATGTTCCACGAAAGCCTGCGTCCAGGGAGCAAGCAACAGCGGGCAACTTTACCTTACCTTCTACAGCTGGCCGCCCTTTCACCCTCTCTCTTAGGAACTGTATGCCAAGACCTTGTAGATTCTTTAAAACCAGCAACATTAGCCCAACTGCAGCAGCACTGCTCAACCCTGCCCCGTGAGGAGCTTGATAACATGCTGAATTTGAGTGTTCACTTGGCATGTCAAACATCAGCAGGTGCTCCCCGTCTTCTACGATTCCTTCTGGATACAGCAATGCCAGCTTCTGTCATAACAACACCAGGATTGGCTGTGCATGATTCTGTTAGAGATGCTTGTGATCGCATTGTGAGGCTGCTGCTGCTCAGCCTTCAGAAACAAGTGTATGGACGGCCAGGGGGGCGGGGGTCATCTGATACCCAACCACGAGCTGTGCCTTTCTTGGATGCAATGAGAGGTCATCTCACAGAGTTGTGTGCGGAGATGCTGCGTTTAGAAAGAAAACGTCACCTTTGGCTTCACCAACTGCTGGGATTACTTTGTATATATAGCAGTCCATCCTGTGCTCCAGAGGCACTATGTTTATTGCTCACCTTAGCTCAAAATCCAGAGGAACTCGGTCTGGCAGTCCAGCTTCATGCTGTTCTCTCTTCCTCGGTGCAGGGACTTGCGCATGCCGCAGTGACCCGCTGTGTGGCTCAAGTTCATGCAGGAGCTTTAACAGATAAGCGAGCCCTTCAACTCCTGCAAAACCTTGCACTTGTTGTGCAGAGTGAAGAGGGGGGCATGGGTAGAGAGACAGGGCTAGCACTTTCTGAGTATCTATCTGATATTGGGCAACTCCTGCTACACACTGACCCAGGTGTGTGTGAAGCAGCTTGTACTTTGCTGTGTTGTTGTCCTCTCCCTGCTTCTCTACCACCTTCCCAACTGCACTTACTTATTCGATCTTCTTCCCACCTCCTTTTCCATTACATGCATTTGCGTAGCATTTCTGGGGTTAGTAGTTGTTCCCGCCTCCTACTTCGGCTGTGTAGAGTTTCTCCTGCAGGAAGAAAGGCTGTTTTACATCAGATAGTTGAAGGGTCCATGCATGAGGGAAACGCAGGGCTCTTTGGTGGACACAGTTCTTCCTCAGCAGCCATGAAAGAAGGTGCAGCTGCATCCCTGTTGGAAAGTAACAGCCATCTAGGCTCAACTGTGGACTTTTCTGGCAGTGTGTGGTCTGTTTTTCATGCGGGTGTGATCGGATCTGGGCTGAAACCTGAAGAACAAAGCAGGCAGAGTGGACAACAAGAAATTGCAGAAAACACACAGAGCTTGCTTGACCTTTTGTGCCGTTGCTGTGCCAAAAAGGGTGAGGAAGGAGGACAGCCAACATCTTTAGATCCTGAAGCAGTTAAGACTCTGGCAGTGACAATCACAGAAAATGCATGTTCTGATGTCACAAATAGCGAATTGGCATGGCCACCAGAGGAGCATGCACGTACCACTGTGCAAAGAGACTTGCTCATCTACAGATGCTTCCGTCACAACCCTCTTCTTTTTCAACTCCTTCATCTTGTTGCACAGGGTCGCCCAGCACTATGTTATTGTTCAGTGCTTCTCAGAGGACTACTTGCGACATTGCTGGCACATTGGGAGGCATCTCGTGAAACCTCTTCTGTGAGTTCTCCTTGGCATTTGCAGGCATCCTGTGAGCTTGTTTCCTGCATGGGAGAGGGTCAGTTGCTTCCACCAGCATTAACAAATATGCATGAGATGTTTTCGCTCCTTGCTCCATTTGAAGTACGACTACTGCTCCTCAGTGTCTGGGAATTCATGCGAGAAAATGGACCTTTCCCTCAAAGATTTGTGTTCCAGCCAGCAAAAGGAATATTCAGCAGAGACTTTAGCCGAGAAGGTGACCCCTCTAAATATATGGGAATAGTCCATAGTGTCCTACACCGTAACATTGACCGTCTAGGGCTGCTTTCCGGAAGATTCCAGTTGTAA